In Arthrobacter sp. B3I4, the following proteins share a genomic window:
- a CDS encoding flagellar biosynthesis protein FlhB translates to MADSQEKTEQATDKRMREVRSKGQLSRSQDLTAWLAVGAAAVMIPATVQRGASAATDQLFTVKAVMAQPDPAKAVKALDDGLGSLAGILSPMLIVVLIVVLVGSALQGGIHLKKFRLDFDNFKLLSGLKRIFGTQALWGGVKALLKASVVGLVLYSVVQGLVPVLLTAGGLPVSGVVAAAGGGISSLVQFAVFAGIGLAAVDFFVVMRRNRKKTRMSKKEIQDENKSSEGDPLIRSQRRARQLAMSRNRMIAAIGDADVVLVNPTHVAVALKYEPGKSAPRVVAKGAGHVAARIRQEAEEKSVPMVQDIPLTRALHGACELGQEIPVDFYHAVAGVLAFVMSLKARGAAAGLHRMAGAAR, encoded by the coding sequence ATGGCTGATTCACAGGAAAAGACCGAACAAGCCACCGACAAACGGATGCGCGAGGTCCGGTCCAAGGGCCAGCTGTCCCGTTCCCAGGACCTCACCGCGTGGCTGGCGGTGGGCGCCGCTGCCGTCATGATCCCGGCCACCGTGCAGCGCGGCGCGAGCGCCGCCACCGACCAGCTCTTCACCGTCAAGGCCGTCATGGCGCAGCCGGACCCGGCCAAGGCTGTCAAGGCCCTCGACGATGGCCTCGGCTCGCTGGCAGGCATCCTGAGTCCGATGCTGATCGTGGTGCTGATCGTGGTCCTCGTCGGCTCGGCCCTGCAGGGCGGGATCCACCTGAAGAAGTTCCGGCTGGACTTTGATAATTTCAAACTGCTCAGCGGGCTGAAGCGCATCTTCGGTACCCAGGCACTCTGGGGCGGCGTCAAGGCCCTGCTGAAGGCCAGCGTCGTGGGCTTGGTGCTCTACTCGGTGGTGCAGGGGCTTGTTCCGGTGCTGCTGACCGCCGGCGGCCTGCCGGTCTCCGGTGTTGTCGCGGCGGCGGGCGGCGGCATCTCTTCCCTGGTGCAGTTCGCCGTTTTCGCCGGGATCGGGCTGGCGGCCGTCGACTTCTTCGTGGTGATGCGCCGCAACCGGAAGAAGACCCGGATGTCCAAGAAGGAAATCCAGGACGAGAACAAAAGCAGCGAAGGCGATCCGCTGATCCGCTCCCAGCGCCGGGCCCGGCAGCTGGCGATGAGCCGGAACCGCATGATCGCCGCGATTGGGGACGCCGACGTCGTCCTCGTCAACCCGACGCACGTCGCCGTCGCGCTGAAGTACGAGCCCGGAAAATCCGCTCCGCGGGTGGTTGCCAAAGGCGCGGGCCACGTCGCGGCCCGGATCCGGCAGGAAGCCGAAGAGAAGAGCGTGCCGATGGTCCAGGACATTCCACTCACCAGGGCGCTGCATGGTGCCTGCGAACTGGGGCAGGAAATCCCGGTGGATTTCTACCACGCCGTCGCCGGCGTCCTGGCCTTCGTGATGTCCCTCAAGGCCCGGGGCGCGGCCGCCGGGCTGCACCGGATGGCCGGGGCAGCACGATGA
- a CDS encoding flagellar biosynthetic protein FliR has product MGIPIDQAWLEVLLLATVRMTAFLVVAPPFAHQAFPGRIKAMLGVGLGLAVTQRVSAGYVARDTAGFFTGVILELVTGLVLGFLVLLVFAAVQSAGSLIDLFSGFQMAQAFDPQMMVNGAQFTRLLQMAALALLFASDGYQLVIGGLTGSFTALPLAGGLDLAQPVQAMVSAVTGMFLAAVQIAGPLLVVLFLADVGLGLLTRVAPALNAFSLGFPLKIMLTLALAGFLFLALPRIVSTLAGQAAKTVLGVG; this is encoded by the coding sequence GTGGGCATCCCGATCGACCAGGCGTGGCTGGAGGTCCTGCTGCTGGCCACCGTCCGGATGACCGCGTTCCTGGTCGTGGCGCCGCCGTTCGCGCATCAGGCCTTTCCGGGCCGGATCAAGGCCATGCTGGGCGTAGGGCTGGGCCTGGCCGTCACGCAGCGGGTTTCCGCCGGCTACGTCGCCCGTGATACCGCCGGGTTCTTCACCGGGGTGATCCTGGAACTCGTCACGGGCCTGGTCCTGGGCTTCCTGGTGCTGCTGGTCTTCGCCGCCGTGCAGTCCGCCGGCAGCCTGATAGACCTCTTCAGCGGCTTCCAGATGGCCCAGGCGTTCGACCCGCAAATGATGGTCAACGGCGCCCAGTTCACCCGGCTGCTGCAGATGGCCGCGCTGGCCCTGCTGTTCGCCTCCGACGGGTACCAGCTTGTCATCGGCGGCCTGACCGGAAGCTTCACCGCGCTGCCCCTGGCCGGCGGGCTCGACCTCGCACAGCCGGTGCAGGCCATGGTCTCCGCTGTCACCGGGATGTTCCTCGCCGCGGTCCAAATCGCCGGACCGCTGCTGGTGGTGCTGTTCCTCGCCGACGTCGGACTGGGCCTGCTGACGCGGGTGGCGCCGGCGCTGAATGCCTTCTCGCTGGGCTTCCCGCTGAAGATCATGCTGACCCTGGCGCTGGCCGGGTTCCTTTTCCTCGCCTTGCCCCGGATCGTCTCCACCCTCGCCGGGCAGGCCGCCAAGACGGTGCTGGGGGTGGGCTGA
- the fliQ gene encoding flagellar biosynthesis protein FliQ, which yields MNANAVLDICLQAMIVAAKLSAPVLVTALVVGLAISLLQSITQLQEATLSFVPKLAAVAVALLICGHWMISEMVAFTNDLFAKIPSLLGGL from the coding sequence ATGAACGCCAACGCCGTCCTGGACATCTGCCTCCAGGCCATGATCGTGGCCGCCAAACTGTCCGCCCCGGTACTCGTGACCGCGCTCGTGGTGGGCCTGGCGATTTCGCTGCTGCAGTCCATCACCCAGCTCCAGGAAGCCACCCTGTCCTTCGTGCCTAAACTCGCCGCCGTGGCTGTGGCCCTGCTGATCTGCGGGCACTGGATGATCTCGGAGATGGTCGCCTTCACCAACGACCTGTTCGCCAAGATCCCCTCGCTGCTCGGGGGCCTGTGA
- the fliP gene encoding flagellar type III secretion system pore protein FliP (The bacterial flagellar biogenesis protein FliP forms a type III secretion system (T3SS)-type pore required for flagellar assembly.), translated as MIRPLTSRTPRLLVLGLVAVLFAVLLLWLNASAGHAAPVPPAPPAPPTPPAAPDNGSVNIEINGMDGKPSTAVLTLIGITLLSVAPALLLMMTSFTKIFVVLAMTRNALSLPSIPPNQVLAGLALFLSIFVMWPVINEMNSIGVQPYLNGTLDFNGALSAGSGPLQHFMLAHTREEDIALMTRAAAMENPATPEAVPLQTLIPAFMISELRSAFIIGFVIFIPFLVIDLVVSAALMSMGMMMLPPVMISLPFKILLFVLVDGWGLIITSLIQSYAATG; from the coding sequence TTGATCCGCCCTCTTACTTCCCGGACTCCCAGGCTGCTGGTGCTCGGCCTGGTGGCCGTACTCTTCGCGGTTCTGTTGCTTTGGCTTAACGCCTCCGCCGGTCACGCCGCTCCCGTTCCGCCGGCGCCACCTGCGCCACCGACCCCGCCGGCCGCCCCGGACAACGGCAGTGTCAACATCGAAATCAACGGCATGGACGGAAAGCCCTCCACTGCGGTCCTGACCCTGATCGGGATCACGCTGCTCTCCGTGGCCCCCGCGCTGCTGCTGATGATGACCTCGTTCACCAAGATCTTCGTGGTGCTCGCGATGACCCGCAACGCGCTCTCCCTGCCGTCCATTCCGCCGAACCAGGTGCTGGCGGGTCTGGCCCTGTTCCTGTCGATCTTCGTCATGTGGCCGGTCATCAACGAGATGAACAGCATCGGTGTCCAGCCCTACCTGAACGGCACCCTCGACTTTAACGGCGCTCTCAGCGCCGGCTCCGGGCCGCTGCAGCACTTCATGCTCGCGCACACGCGTGAGGAAGACATCGCCTTGATGACCCGCGCTGCCGCGATGGAGAACCCGGCCACCCCCGAGGCGGTCCCGCTGCAGACGCTCATTCCGGCGTTCATGATTTCCGAACTGCGGTCGGCGTTCATCATCGGCTTTGTCATCTTCATCCCGTTCCTGGTGATCGACCTCGTGGTCTCGGCCGCCCTTATGTCGATGGGTATGATGATGCTCCCGCCGGTGATGATCTCGCTGCCGTTCAAGATCCTGCTCTTCGTCCTCGTGGACGGCTGGGGCCTGATCATCACCTCGCTGATCCAGAGTTATGCGGCCACGGGATGA
- the fliO gene encoding flagellar biosynthetic protein FliO has protein sequence MDSLILGLRVAVALGAVLGLIWLLQRRLGRGTGRRRADAALSVVSRQSVGQRASVVVVDAGGQRFLLGVTDHAVNVLHTGDIPEEAAAEPTHEPHRGRAAGAFAQILAGASTAAPATAPADAAALGHAVDQPGILPGTPAGAPELPLRRRSSTHRDAHARTAPGRGTLAGTHPPLHDSMLAGSILSGATWKQAAAALRSGRRN, from the coding sequence ATGGACTCGCTGATCCTTGGGCTGCGGGTAGCCGTAGCCCTGGGCGCGGTGCTTGGCTTGATCTGGTTGCTGCAACGCCGTCTCGGCAGAGGCACAGGACGACGGCGCGCTGACGCCGCCCTGAGCGTCGTCAGCCGCCAAAGCGTCGGCCAGCGCGCCTCGGTCGTCGTCGTCGACGCCGGCGGGCAGCGCTTCCTGCTCGGGGTCACCGACCACGCCGTCAACGTCCTGCACACGGGCGATATCCCCGAAGAGGCCGCCGCGGAACCGACGCATGAGCCCCACCGCGGCCGGGCCGCCGGAGCTTTCGCGCAGATCCTCGCCGGCGCCTCCACCGCCGCGCCGGCCACCGCCCCGGCTGACGCGGCGGCCCTCGGGCACGCCGTCGACCAGCCGGGCATCCTGCCCGGCACGCCAGCGGGGGCACCCGAGTTGCCGCTGCGCCGACGCAGCTCCACCCACCGCGACGCGCACGCCCGGACGGCCCCGGGCCGCGGCACCCTCGCCGGGACGCACCCGCCGCTGCACGATTCGATGTTGGCCGGGTCGATCCTGTCGGGCGCTACCTGGAAGCAGGCCGCCGCCGCGCTCAGGAGCGGACGCCGCAATTGA
- the fliN gene encoding flagellar motor switch protein FliN, with protein MSMTLTKHESSAERLVEELPSPVALKVAALVPARAAAPYARQAVTATFVGSVTADLALMLSDRTFLDEAAGGMAGGQLGVVSVTDVLRPAMESASSVFGAGVLSDLRESDASGLLSDPDTAVFELSDGTNPAAWFAVRLREHGTSQDRGADLFGGGDTVAGRLGRINNIEMALTVEIGRTRMSVRDVLSLEPGKVIELDRSAGAPADVLLNGRLIAHGEVVVLDQDYAVRITRILDVAEGLS; from the coding sequence ATGAGCATGACCCTGACCAAGCACGAATCGTCGGCGGAACGGCTCGTTGAGGAGCTGCCGAGCCCGGTGGCGCTGAAAGTTGCCGCCCTGGTTCCCGCCCGCGCCGCCGCGCCCTACGCCCGGCAGGCCGTGACAGCGACCTTCGTCGGTTCCGTCACCGCCGATCTTGCCCTGATGCTCAGCGACCGCACCTTCCTGGACGAGGCTGCCGGCGGCATGGCCGGCGGGCAGCTCGGCGTCGTTTCCGTCACCGATGTGCTCCGCCCGGCCATGGAAAGCGCCAGCTCGGTGTTCGGCGCCGGTGTGCTCTCCGACCTGCGCGAATCCGACGCTTCCGGCCTGCTCTCCGACCCGGACACCGCGGTCTTTGAACTCTCCGACGGCACCAACCCGGCTGCCTGGTTCGCTGTCCGGCTGCGCGAACATGGCACAAGTCAGGACCGCGGGGCGGACCTGTTCGGCGGCGGCGACACGGTCGCCGGCCGGCTGGGCCGGATCAACAACATCGAAATGGCACTGACCGTCGAAATCGGCCGTACCCGCATGTCCGTCCGCGACGTGCTCTCACTCGAACCGGGCAAGGTCATCGAACTGGACCGCTCCGCCGGTGCCCCGGCGGACGTGCTGCTGAACGGCCGGCTGATCGCCCACGGCGAGGTAGTCGTTCTGGACCAGGACTACGCCGTCCGGATCACCCGGATCCTCGACGTCGCCGAGGGGCTTAGCTGA
- a CDS encoding flagellar motor switch protein FliM has protein sequence MSVLDEREVVRERTVSVYDFRRPATLAREHSRVLELAFETFARQWGTQLTAKVRVKSVVRLEDVRMQSYDEYAASLPAVTAMVLCTVESQDSKLVVQFPAPAALGWINRMLGASQDSAMPDRKFTQIEQALVKGLMDEALEDLGYSLGPLLSETVRVDTVQYNSQFAQAAAPSELMIVAAFIINVGNISAPATLAVPAALLLGRLKKVNPTDNRGDAAGRISSQLERVPVELSVRLSTSYVTPSEVLGLAVGDVLTLPHLENRPFDVTLDGTRLATAAPARNGSRAAAVIVTIEENNQ, from the coding sequence GTGAGTGTTTTGGATGAGCGGGAAGTGGTACGGGAGCGGACCGTCAGTGTCTACGACTTCCGGCGTCCCGCGACGCTGGCGCGGGAGCACAGCAGGGTCCTGGAACTCGCCTTTGAAACGTTCGCCCGCCAGTGGGGGACCCAGCTGACCGCCAAGGTCCGAGTCAAGTCCGTGGTGCGGCTCGAAGACGTGCGCATGCAAAGCTACGACGAGTACGCCGCGTCCCTGCCGGCCGTAACGGCCATGGTGCTGTGCACCGTCGAGTCGCAGGACTCCAAGCTCGTGGTGCAGTTCCCCGCGCCGGCAGCCCTGGGCTGGATTAACCGGATGCTCGGCGCTTCCCAGGATTCGGCCATGCCGGACCGGAAGTTCACCCAGATCGAGCAGGCCCTGGTGAAGGGACTCATGGACGAGGCGCTGGAAGACCTCGGCTACTCGCTCGGGCCGCTGCTGAGCGAAACCGTCCGGGTGGACACGGTCCAGTACAATTCGCAGTTCGCCCAGGCCGCCGCGCCCAGCGAGCTCATGATCGTCGCCGCCTTCATCATCAATGTCGGCAACATCAGCGCCCCCGCCACCCTGGCCGTCCCGGCCGCGCTGCTGCTCGGCCGGCTCAAAAAGGTCAACCCAACGGACAACCGCGGTGACGCCGCCGGCCGGATCAGTTCGCAGCTGGAGCGTGTCCCGGTGGAGCTCTCGGTCAGGCTCTCGACGTCGTACGTCACCCCCAGCGAGGTCCTGGGCCTCGCTGTCGGGGACGTTCTGACCCTCCCGCACCTGGAAAACCGGCCCTTCGACGTCACCTTGGACGGTACGAGGCTGGCCACCGCCGCCCCCGCCCGCAACGGGTCGCGGGCCGCCGCAGTCATTGTCACCATCGAGGAGAACAACCAATGA